The Armatimonadota bacterium genome includes a window with the following:
- the mtrA gene encoding cystathionine beta-synthase, which translates to MRKALIVALSLGACLAAGFAGMSVNLAQEAPAEPTYVGPEVCKACHADKVESYELGTHGVKDDPRTPAAKEGCESCHGPGSEHVKTGGGKGVAGIVALDPTARTTAEQKNELCLSCHTKGKMALWHGSAHDRRGIACSDCHSVHKGHPRNLTADTATELCVRCHKDVKADLQRPSHHPLRESKMECSDCHNPHGTATDGLIAANSINENCYKCHAEKRGPFLWQHPPVTEDCTNCHRPHGSSHEKLLTAKIPYLCQTCHSNPRHPGLLYAIPSNAAGQSVYVALNNRAFYRACQNCHVQVHGSNHPSGKSYTR; encoded by the coding sequence ATGAGGAAAGCGTTGATTGTCGCGCTGTCGCTGGGGGCGTGTCTGGCGGCGGGGTTCGCGGGAATGTCCGTGAACCTTGCCCAGGAGGCCCCGGCGGAGCCTACCTATGTCGGCCCGGAGGTCTGTAAGGCCTGCCACGCCGACAAGGTGGAAAGCTACGAGCTGGGCACCCACGGGGTGAAGGACGACCCCCGCACCCCTGCCGCGAAGGAGGGCTGCGAGTCCTGCCACGGTCCTGGCTCCGAGCACGTGAAGACCGGTGGCGGGAAGGGAGTTGCGGGAATCGTCGCCCTGGATCCCACCGCACGCACCACTGCCGAGCAGAAGAACGAGCTCTGCCTCTCCTGCCACACCAAAGGGAAGATGGCTCTGTGGCACGGGAGCGCCCACGACCGGCGGGGGATCGCCTGCAGCGACTGCCACAGCGTCCATAAAGGCCATCCACGCAACCTGACCGCCGACACGGCCACGGAGCTGTGCGTCCGCTGCCACAAGGATGTCAAAGCCGACCTGCAGCGGCCATCGCACCATCCCCTGCGCGAAAGCAAGATGGAGTGCAGCGACTGCCACAACCCGCACGGAACAGCCACGGACGGGCTGATCGCGGCGAACTCCATCAACGAGAACTGCTACAAGTGTCACGCAGAAAAGCGTGGTCCCTTCCTGTGGCAGCATCCACCGGTGACGGAAGACTGCACCAACTGCCATCGCCCGCACGGCTCTTCGCACGAGAAGCTGCTGACGGCAAAGATCCCTTACCTGTGCCAGACCTGCCACTCAAATCCGCGGCATCCGGGTTTGCTTTATGCCATTCCGTCCAACGCGGCGGGGCAGTCTGTCTATGTGGCATTGAACAACCGAGCTTTCTATCGGGCCTGCCAGAACTGCCATGTGCAGGTGCACGGCAGCAACCATCCGTCCGGGAAGAGCTATACGAGGTAA
- a CDS encoding peptidase C69, with protein MTEQELLQLAQEACEAGKQAGADFVEVSVRAGRSASVRVERSAIDSVEVSRGEGASVRAFVNGGLGAVSVDGLDLDRLTQCARQAAEMARYAVPDRDFVTLPGPDGASRVEGLYDPAVEDLDVPALARIASECVESARVVAPEAVCTGAVSAWAGRGVVANSLGVACASRGTSVSAWIEPIIRCGDDVGAFYEFDAARRMEDFDHRGIGAEAARTAMRFLGAVKVESEEMPVVLGPLAASSLFEALASQAGAEAHQRGRSWLCGMLGKKIASDVLTLRDDATIPAGLSSRAHDSEGVPCRPLTVIEDGVLTNLLHNSYTANKAGVPYTGHAAGGGIAPSNVNPVLGQITSEEIIRSVKRGLYVNMGGIAPDGATGDVSATVDFGFLIENGEITRPVAGTMVAASGRELLEGIEAISSDARIEPGCVMPTVLIRSMRVAGGK; from the coding sequence ATGACGGAGCAGGAGCTTTTGCAGCTTGCGCAGGAGGCGTGCGAGGCAGGCAAGCAGGCCGGCGCGGATTTCGTGGAGGTCAGCGTCAGAGCAGGACGGAGCGCCAGCGTCCGCGTGGAGCGTTCGGCCATAGATTCCGTGGAGGTCTCCCGGGGGGAAGGAGCGTCCGTGCGGGCGTTTGTGAACGGCGGACTGGGAGCAGTGTCTGTGGACGGCCTGGACCTGGACCGGTTGACGCAGTGCGCCCGTCAGGCGGCGGAGATGGCGCGCTACGCCGTACCGGACCGCGACTTCGTGACGCTGCCCGGACCTGATGGGGCTTCCCGTGTGGAAGGGCTGTATGATCCGGCTGTGGAGGATCTGGACGTCCCCGCGCTGGCCAGGATTGCATCCGAATGTGTGGAGTCCGCCCGCGTCGTGGCCCCGGAAGCCGTCTGCACAGGAGCGGTATCCGCCTGGGCAGGACGGGGCGTGGTGGCCAACAGTCTGGGGGTGGCGTGTGCCTCCCGTGGGACGAGCGTCTCGGCGTGGATAGAACCCATCATCCGGTGCGGCGACGACGTTGGCGCGTTTTACGAGTTCGATGCCGCGCGGCGGATGGAAGATTTCGACCACCGCGGCATCGGTGCGGAGGCAGCCAGAACCGCAATGCGCTTCTTAGGGGCCGTCAAAGTGGAGTCGGAAGAGATGCCGGTGGTCCTGGGGCCGCTGGCGGCAAGCTCCTTGTTCGAGGCGCTGGCCTCGCAGGCCGGCGCAGAAGCGCATCAGCGCGGCCGAAGCTGGCTCTGCGGAATGCTGGGAAAGAAGATAGCTTCCGATGTCCTCACGTTGCGCGACGACGCCACCATCCCGGCGGGGCTATCCTCGCGCGCGCACGACTCCGAGGGCGTCCCCTGCCGGCCCCTGACGGTCATTGAAGACGGGGTGCTGACAAACCTGCTCCACAACTCCTATACCGCCAACAAGGCCGGAGTGCCTTACACCGGACACGCTGCCGGCGGCGGCATCGCGCCGAGCAATGTAAACCCCGTTCTGGGCCAGATAACGTCGGAAGAGATCATCCGGAGTGTAAAAAGAGGCCTCTACGTGAATATGGGAGGCATCGCTCCGGACGGCGCCACGGGCGATGTCTCGGCCACGGTGGACTTCGGCTTCCTGATCGAGAACGGAGAGATCACAAGGCCGGTTGCCGGGACGATGGTGGCCGCATCCGGAAGAGAGCTTCTGGAGGGCATCGAGGCCATCAGCTCGGATGCGCGCATCGAGCCCGGCTGCGTGATGCCCACTGTCCTGATCCGGAGCATGCGGGTCGCCGGCGGGAAGTAG
- a CDS encoding dehydrogenase, with amino-acid sequence MSNRKIRWGILGTGNIANKMADALKSLEDAELAAVGSRTKEKAEAFGEKHGIPRRHGSYQALADDPEVDIIYVCTPHTLHAENTLLCLDRGKAVLCEKPFTVNAAQARAAVAKAREKGLFLMEAMWTRFLPAMRKCREIVRSGRIGEVRMLQADFGFRAGWDPQGRLLNPELAGGGLLDVGVYCVSLAYFLLGAPSRLESLAHIGETGVDEQNALLLGYPGGEIAILSSAVRTNTPHVAFVMGTEGMIRIPAFWCARELTVISGGQEECIEAEYSGNGFEFQAMEAMRCLREGLTESETIPLDESIAIMETMDRAREQWGLKYPGE; translated from the coding sequence ATGAGCAACCGGAAAATACGCTGGGGAATTCTGGGCACGGGCAACATCGCCAACAAGATGGCGGATGCGCTGAAGTCTCTGGAAGACGCGGAGCTTGCGGCCGTCGGCTCCCGGACCAAGGAGAAGGCAGAAGCGTTCGGGGAGAAGCACGGCATCCCGCGGCGACACGGCAGCTATCAGGCGCTTGCGGATGATCCGGAGGTGGATATCATCTACGTCTGCACCCCGCACACGCTGCACGCCGAGAACACACTGCTCTGCCTGGACCGGGGGAAAGCGGTTCTCTGCGAGAAACCGTTCACGGTGAATGCCGCCCAGGCCCGGGCGGCCGTGGCGAAGGCGCGGGAGAAGGGGCTTTTCCTGATGGAAGCCATGTGGACACGGTTCCTGCCGGCGATGCGGAAATGCAGGGAGATCGTGCGGTCCGGGCGGATCGGCGAGGTGCGGATGCTGCAGGCCGACTTCGGTTTCCGCGCGGGATGGGATCCGCAGGGGCGTCTGCTGAACCCGGAGCTCGCGGGCGGCGGACTGCTGGATGTGGGAGTCTACTGTGTCTCCCTCGCATATTTCCTTCTGGGAGCGCCTTCCCGTCTGGAGTCGCTGGCGCACATCGGGGAGACCGGCGTAGATGAGCAGAACGCGTTGCTGCTGGGCTATCCGGGCGGTGAGATCGCCATCCTGAGTTCTGCGGTCCGGACGAACACCCCCCATGTGGCCTTTGTGATGGGCACGGAAGGGATGATCCGCATCCCCGCCTTCTGGTGCGCGCGCGAGTTGACGGTCATTTCGGGAGGCCAGGAGGAGTGCATCGAGGCGGAATACTCCGGTAACGGATTCGAGTTCCAGGCGATGGAGGCCATGCGATGCCTGCGGGAGGGCCTGACGGAGAGCGAGACCATCCCGCTCGACGAGAGCATCGCCATTATGGAGACGATGGACCGGGCGCGGGAGCAGTGGGGTCTGAAATACCCCGGTGAATAG
- a CDS encoding hypothetical protein (possible pseudo, internal stop codon), whose protein sequence is MDYGSVPGVDKPVSRLVQGTVMVGPHDLDYSFRLLDDALELGINTFDTAHIYGGGDNERTVGAWVNSRGLRDRVVLIGKGAHFNADRQRVTPWDITSDLYDSLARFKTDYIDLYLLHRDDPSFPVEPIVDCLNEHMREGRIRAFGGSNWSVSRLKEANDYARSSGQTPFVASSPHFSLAEQYEEPWPGCLTITGVAAAAEREFYRQTQMPVFSWSSVANGFFSGRFTPDNLDSFEDGSDQLCVRCYCRPDNFRRLERAQKLAAEKGVTATQIALAWLLRQPLNVFPLVGARSRQELEANLAALQIPLTPGEMAWLNLDSDSL, encoded by the coding sequence TTGGACTACGGATCCGTTCCTGGAGTGGATAAGCCGGTTTCGCGGCTGGTGCAGGGCACGGTGATGGTGGGGCCGCACGACCTGGACTACAGTTTCCGCCTGCTGGACGATGCGCTGGAACTGGGCATCAACACATTTGATACGGCCCACATCTACGGGGGTGGCGACAATGAACGGACGGTGGGCGCCTGGGTGAACAGCCGGGGTCTGCGTGACAGAGTGGTCCTGATCGGCAAAGGAGCGCACTTCAATGCAGACCGTCAGCGGGTGACGCCGTGGGACATCACCTCGGACCTGTATGACTCGCTTGCCCGTTTCAAGACGGACTACATAGACCTGTATCTGCTTCATCGCGACGATCCTTCGTTTCCGGTGGAGCCCATTGTGGACTGCCTGAACGAGCACATGCGCGAGGGGCGCATCCGCGCGTTTGGCGGGTCCAACTGGAGCGTCTCACGTTTGAAGGAAGCGAACGACTACGCCCGCAGCTCGGGTCAGACTCCCTTTGTGGCCAGCAGCCCCCATTTCAGCCTGGCGGAGCAGTATGAGGAGCCCTGGCCCGGATGTCTGACCATCACTGGCGTGGCGGCAGCCGCCGAACGCGAGTTCTACCGCCAGACACAGATGCCCGTCTTCAGCTGGTCCAGCGTGGCTAACGGTTTCTTCTCGGGCCGGTTCACGCCGGACAATCTGGACAGCTTCGAGGACGGCTCCGACCAGCTCTGCGTGCGCTGCTACTGCCGCCCGGACAACTTCCGGCGGCTGGAGCGGGCACAGAAACTGGCCGCGGAGAAGGGCGTCACAGCCACGCAGATCGCCCTGGCGTGGCTGCTGCGCCAGCCGCTGAATGTTTTCCCATTGGTCGGAGCTCGATCCCGCCAGGAGCTGGAGGCCAACCTCGCTGCCCTGCAGATTCCTCTTACTCCCGGCGAGATGGCCTGGCTGAACCTGGACAGCGACTCCTTGTAG
- the fum gene encoding fumarate hydratase class II has protein sequence MQPANARPGEFRIESDSLGTIEVPADRYWGAQTQRSLRHFAIGEDRMPRELIRAFGILKQAAAEINRDLGKLDAERAGWIIQAAQEVIDGALDDHFPLRVWQTGSGTQTNMNANEVIANRAIELAGGEIGSKKPVHPNDHVNMSQSSNDTFPTAMHIAAAERIVNALIPAVRTVRDALDAKSREFADIIKIGRTHLMDAVPLTLGQEFSGWVAMLHDDLERLEAVLPKLYELAAGGTAVGTGLNTHPEFAERIAAKIAAKTGLPFVTAPNKFAALAAHDALVMASGALRTLACSLMKIANDIRWLASGPRCGLAELMLPENEPGSSIMPGKVNPTQCEAMTMVCVQVMGSDAAVGFAGSQGNFELNVFKPVIIYNVLHSIRLLSDACRSFTEHMVVGIQADRRRISEYVNNSLMLVTALSPRIGYDNAARVAHKAHHEGTSLKDACVALGFLTPKEFDEVVRPEQMLGP, from the coding sequence ATGCAGCCCGCAAATGCCCGTCCGGGAGAGTTCCGCATCGAATCCGACAGCTTGGGGACCATAGAGGTTCCGGCCGACCGCTACTGGGGAGCGCAGACACAGCGATCGCTCAGGCATTTTGCCATCGGAGAGGACCGGATGCCCCGCGAGCTGATCCGGGCGTTCGGCATCCTGAAACAGGCCGCCGCAGAGATCAACCGCGATCTGGGCAAGCTGGACGCCGAACGGGCCGGCTGGATCATTCAGGCGGCGCAGGAGGTGATTGACGGAGCGCTGGACGATCACTTCCCGCTCAGGGTCTGGCAGACCGGAAGCGGCACCCAGACCAACATGAACGCCAACGAGGTCATCGCCAACCGGGCCATTGAGCTGGCGGGAGGTGAGATCGGCTCCAAGAAACCCGTCCACCCGAACGACCACGTCAACATGTCTCAGTCTTCCAACGATACCTTCCCCACCGCCATGCACATCGCGGCGGCGGAGCGGATCGTGAACGCGCTGATCCCGGCCGTGCGCACGGTGCGGGATGCCCTAGATGCCAAGTCACGGGAGTTTGCGGACATCATCAAGATCGGGCGCACACACCTGATGGACGCCGTCCCACTGACGCTGGGGCAGGAGTTCTCCGGATGGGTGGCCATGCTGCATGACGATCTGGAGCGCCTGGAGGCAGTCCTGCCGAAGCTCTACGAACTGGCAGCGGGCGGGACCGCCGTCGGGACGGGCCTGAACACGCACCCGGAGTTTGCAGAGCGCATCGCCGCGAAGATCGCCGCCAAGACGGGCCTGCCCTTCGTGACGGCGCCGAACAAGTTCGCCGCTCTGGCGGCCCACGATGCCCTGGTGATGGCGAGCGGAGCGCTGCGCACACTTGCCTGTTCCCTCATGAAGATCGCAAACGACATCCGCTGGCTGGCGTCCGGGCCGCGCTGCGGGCTGGCGGAACTGATGCTCCCGGAGAACGAGCCCGGATCCTCCATCATGCCGGGAAAAGTCAACCCCACTCAGTGCGAGGCGATGACCATGGTGTGCGTGCAGGTGATGGGCAGTGACGCGGCCGTGGGCTTTGCGGGCAGCCAGGGCAACTTCGAACTGAACGTCTTCAAGCCCGTCATCATCTACAATGTGCTGCACTCCATCCGGCTGCTGTCGGATGCCTGCCGGTCATTCACGGAGCATATGGTGGTGGGAATCCAGGCGGACCGCAGGCGCATCTCGGAGTATGTGAACAACTCGCTGATGCTGGTGACGGCGCTCAGCCCGCGCATTGGGTACGACAATGCGGCTAGGGTGGCGCATAAAGCGCACCACGAAGGGACTTCGTTGAAGGATGCGTGTGTGGCGCTGGGCTTTCTGACGCCGAAGGAGTTCGACGAGGTTGTGCGCCCGGAGCAGATGCTCGGCCCTTAG
- a CDS encoding glycosylase, whose product MKDFVERHPRNPILTVDNIPERANCVFNSGAVVAGDEVVMMVNTWTSDWTPKFLVGRSKDGIRFTVEPRNVVVPPKEYPYVPHEGIFDTRITALEDWFYITYNVASRLGGRIMLIRTRDFVDFEEIGFITQPDHRNCVIFPEKIGGNYARLERPNVGDSGDIYISYSPDLVHWGRTKLVLERNTRYWESAKIGPGAPPVKTDKGWLCIYHGCRQSMNGFQYNAGCMLLDLQDPSRVIGKMRACLMWPQEPYERSGQVDNVVFPTAALVFGDDPDELKIYYGAADTCVCLATARISELVEKCLADGPVEYRRG is encoded by the coding sequence GTGAAAGACTTCGTAGAGCGACACCCTCGCAACCCCATCCTGACGGTGGACAATATTCCCGAACGCGCGAACTGCGTGTTCAACAGCGGAGCGGTGGTGGCCGGCGACGAGGTCGTGATGATGGTCAACACGTGGACCAGCGACTGGACGCCGAAGTTCCTGGTGGGGCGGTCGAAGGACGGCATCCGCTTCACCGTGGAGCCGCGCAACGTGGTGGTCCCTCCGAAGGAATATCCTTATGTTCCGCACGAGGGCATCTTCGACACACGCATCACCGCGTTGGAGGACTGGTTTTACATCACCTACAACGTGGCCTCGCGTCTGGGCGGGCGCATCATGCTGATTCGCACCCGGGACTTTGTGGATTTCGAGGAGATCGGCTTCATTACGCAGCCCGACCACCGCAACTGCGTAATCTTCCCGGAGAAGATCGGCGGCAACTACGCGCGACTGGAGCGACCCAATGTGGGCGACTCCGGCGACATCTATATTTCCTACTCCCCGGACCTGGTGCACTGGGGACGAACAAAACTGGTGCTGGAGCGCAACACTCGGTATTGGGAGTCCGCGAAGATCGGCCCGGGCGCTCCGCCGGTGAAGACGGACAAGGGGTGGCTTTGCATTTATCACGGCTGCCGCCAGAGCATGAACGGGTTCCAGTACAACGCGGGATGCATGCTGCTGGACCTGCAGGACCCGTCGCGGGTTATCGGCAAGATGCGCGCCTGCCTGATGTGGCCGCAGGAGCCGTATGAGCGCTCCGGGCAGGTGGACAACGTGGTGTTCCCGACGGCCGCGCTGGTGTTCGGAGACGATCCGGATGAGTTGAAGATCTACTACGGCGCGGCGGACACCTGCGTATGCCTGGCCACCGCCCGCATCTCTGAGCTTGTGGAGAAATGTCTGGCGGACGGGCCGGTAGAATATCGGAGGGGATGA